In Staphylococcus saccharolyticus, one genomic interval encodes:
- the xpt gene encoding xanthine phosphoribosyltransferase, which produces MESLGRKVKEDGVVIDEKILKVDGFLNHQIDATLMNEVGKTFYEEFKDSGITKILTIEASGIAPAIMASFHFDVPCLFAKKAKPSTLKDGFYSTEIHSFTKNKTSTVIVSEEFLGVDDKVLIIDDFLANGDASLGLNDIVNQANATTIGVGIVVEKSFQNGRQRLEDSGLNVSSLCKVASLKGNKVTLLGEA; this is translated from the coding sequence GTGGAGTCGTTAGGACGTAAAGTCAAAGAGGATGGCGTAGTCATTGATGAGAAAATTTTAAAAGTAGATGGTTTTTTAAATCATCAAATTGACGCTACACTAATGAATGAAGTAGGTAAAACATTTTATGAAGAGTTTAAAGATTCAGGAATTACTAAAATTTTAACTATTGAGGCTTCTGGTATTGCGCCGGCGATTATGGCTTCTTTCCATTTTGATGTCCCTTGTTTATTTGCTAAAAAAGCAAAACCTAGTACTTTAAAGGATGGTTTTTATAGTACGGAAATTCATTCATTTACTAAAAATAAAACAAGCACAGTCATTGTTTCTGAAGAGTTTTTAGGAGTAGATGATAAAGTGCTAATCATTGATGACTTTTTAGCCAATGGTGATGCATCATTAGGTCTTAATGACATAGTCAATCAGGCAAACGCGACAACTATTGGTGTCGGCATTGTAGTTGAGAAAAGTTTCCAAAACGGGCGTCAACGTTTAGAAGATTCAGGATTAAACGTATCTTCATTGTGTAAAGTAGCCTCATTAAAAGGCAATAAAGTAACACTTCTTGGTGAAGCGTAA
- a CDS encoding general stress protein: MAEITVVNDKDELYKVINQKKSEGYLETELAVISRSKLHLDDLHNSQISLMATSGSFSDRMSRLLTGEDGEEAVLSRYNLSDKELEEHKQDILNDKMLVVANSDHSSHDEVEDNNAAYEDVDITHYAAESKGPKS, translated from the coding sequence GTGGCAGAAATTACTGTAGTTAATGACAAAGATGAATTATATAAAGTTATTAACCAAAAGAAATCAGAAGGATACTTAGAAACTGAATTAGCCGTAATTAGTAGAAGTAAATTACATTTAGATGACTTACACAATTCTCAAATTTCATTAATGGCTACAAGCGGTTCTTTCAGCGACCGTATGTCTCGATTACTAACTGGTGAAGACGGTGAAGAAGCTGTACTTTCTCGTTATAATTTATCTGACAAAGAATTAGAAGAACATAAACAAGATATTTTAAATGATAAAATGTTAGTTGTAGCAAATAGTGATCATTCTTCTCACGATGAAGTTGAAGATAATAACGCTGCTTATGAAGACGTTGATATTACCCACTATGCTGCTGAATCTAAAGGACCTAAATCATAA
- a CDS encoding lactococcin 972 family bacteriocin: MSKYKHYTHQGHASVINGNGTHKSGEWKAKGHWSDAVLKRTKHGNEAFYDHT; the protein is encoded by the coding sequence ATATCAAAGTATAAACACTATACTCATCAGGGGCATGCTTCAGTTATAAATGGGAATGGTACACATAAAAGTGGTGAATGGAAAGCCAAAGGACATTGGTCAGATGCAGTTTTAAAAAGAACAAAGCATGGTAATGAAGCTTTTTATGATCACACATAA